One segment of Hippopotamus amphibius kiboko isolate mHipAmp2 chromosome 4, mHipAmp2.hap2, whole genome shotgun sequence DNA contains the following:
- the GOLGA5 gene encoding golgin subfamily A member 5 isoform X2: protein MSWFADLAGKAEDLLNRVDQGAATALSRKENTSNIVYSKNTDYPELHQQNTDLTYQTGPKATYISSAADNIRNQKATILAGTVNVKGSRTSVEASHPVENASLPRPSSQFVRRKKSEPDDELLFDFLNSSQKEPTGKVEIKKERGKTPVLQSSRTTSVSSVNTNVTTVKTIEENPSGSQSREASNNSDSGHEGQEDSSKENVPSNAACADHNPVPKDDGKSHELSNLRLENQLLRNEVQSLNQEMASLLQRSKETQEELNKARARVEKWNVDHSKSDRITRELRAQVDDLTEAVAAKDSQLAVLKVRLQEADQLLNTRTEALEALQSEKSRIMQDHSEGSSLQNQALQTLQERLHEADATLKREQESYKQMQSEFAARLNKVEVERQNLAEAVTLAERKCSDEKKRVDELQQQIKMLKSNLESSKQELIDYKQKATRILQSKEKLINSLKEGSGFEALDSSTANSMELEELRHEKEMQREEIQKLMGQMHQLRSELQDVEAQQVTEAESAREQLQDLQDQIAGQKAAKQELEAELDRQKQEIHYMEEDLYRTKNTLQSRIKDREDEIQKLRNQLTNKTLSNSSQSELENRLHQLTETLIQKQTMLESLSTEKNSLVFQLERLEQQINSAAGSSSNGSSINMSGVDSGEGTRLRNVPVLFNDTETNLAGMYGKVRKAASSIDQFRLCFTSGS from the exons ATGTCCTGGTTTGCTGATCTTGCTGGAAAGGCAGAAGATCTTTTAAACAGAGTTGATCAAGGGGCTGCAACAGCTCTCAGTAGAAAAGAGAACACTAGCAACATAGTTTATAGCAAAAATACTGACTATCCCGAACTTCACCAGCAAAATACAGATTTGACTTATCAGACGGGACCTAAAGCTACTTACATTTCCTCAGCAGCTGATAACATTAGAAATCAAAAAGCCACCATCTTAGCTGGGACTGTAAATGTGAAAGGGTCTAGGACATCGGTGGAGGCCTCCCATCCTGTTGAGAATGCATCTCTTCCTAGGCCTTCATCCCAGTTTGTTCGAAGGAAAAAGTCAGAACCTGATGATGAGCTGCTGTTTGATTTTCTTAATAGTTCACAGAAGGAACCTACTGggaaagtggaaatcaaaaaagaaagggGCAAAACACCTGTCTTGCAGAGTTCTCGGACAACAAGCGTCAGTTCTGTGAACACCAATGTAACCACCGTCAAAACCATTGAAGAAAATCCTTCTGGGAGCCAAAGCCGTG AAGCCTCTAATAATTCAGATTCTGGCCATGAAGGCCAAGAGGATTCTTCAAAGGAAAATGTACCATCAAATGCTGCCTGTGCTGATCACAACCCAGTGCCTAAAGATGATGGCAAATCACATGAACTGTCTAATCTTCGACTGGAGAATCAACTGCTGAGGAACGAAGTTCAGTCTTTAAATCAAGAAATGGCCTCATTACTTCAAAGATCCAAGGAAACTCAAGAGG aattaaacaAAGCAAGAGCAAGAGTTGAAAAGTGGAATGTTGACCATTCAAAGAGTGATCGAATAACTCGAGAACTTCGAGCCCAGGTAGATGATCTGACTGAGGCGGTGGCTGCAAAGGATTCCCAGCTGGCTGTGCTGAAAGTGAGACTCCAGGAAGCTGACCAGCTGCTGAATACTCGCACAGAAGCACTGGAAGCCTTACAGAGTGAAAAATCGCG AATAATGCAGGATCACAGTGAAGGTAGTAGCCTGCAGAATCAAGCCCTACAGACTCTTCAGGAGAGACTGCACGAAGCAGATGCCACTCTgaagagagagcaggagagctATAAACAAATGCAG AGTGAGTTTGCTGCACGCCTTAATAAAGTAGAAGTGGAGCGTCAGAATTTGGCAGAAGCAGTTACCCTGGCAGAAAGAAAATGCTCAGATGAGAAGAAGAGAGTGGATGAGCTACAGCAGCAAATCAAAATGCTGAAGTCTAACTTGGAGTCCTCCAAGCAGGAATTAATTGACTACAAGCAAAAAGCGACTAGAATACTCCAG tCTAAAGAAAAATTGATTAACAGCTTAAAGGAAGGATCTGGTTTTGAAGCCCTAGATAGCAGTACCGCTAATAGCATGGAACTAGAAGAACTTCGACATGAGAAGGAGATGCAAAGAGAGGAAATACAGAAACTGATGGGTCAGATGCATCAGCTGAGATCTGAATTACAG GACGTGGAGGCCCAGCAGGTTACTGAAGCAGAATCAGCAAGAGAACAATTACAGGATCTGCAAGACCAAATAGCTGGGCAGAAAGCAGCTAAACAAGAACTAGAGGCAGAATTGGACCGACAGAAGCAG GAAATCCACTACATGGAAGAAGATCTGTATCGAACAAAGAACACATTGCAAAGCAGAATTAAAGATCGAGAAGATGAAATTCAGAAACTCAGGAATCAG CTTACCAATAAAACTTTAAGCAACAGCAGTCAGTCTGAGTTAGAAAATCGACTCCATCAGCTGACAGAGACTCTCATCCAGAAGCAGACCATGCTGGAAAGTCTCAGCACAGAGAAGAACTCTCTGGTCTTCCAGCTGGAGCGCCTCGAGCAGCAGATCAACTCCGCCGCTGGAAGCAGTAGTAATGGGTCTTCTATTAACATGTCCGGAGTTGACAGTGGCGAAg GCACACGTCTGCGAAACGTTCCTGTTCTTTTTAACGACACAGAAACTAATCTGGCAGGAATGTATGGAAAAGTCCGCAAAGCTGCTAGTTCAATTGACCAATTTAG gctTTGCTTCACCTCTGGGTCATGA
- the GOLGA5 gene encoding golgin subfamily A member 5 isoform X1 → MSWFADLAGKAEDLLNRVDQGAATALSRKENTSNIVYSKNTDYPELHQQNTDLTYQTGPKATYISSAADNIRNQKATILAGTVNVKGSRTSVEASHPVENASLPRPSSQFVRRKKSEPDDELLFDFLNSSQKEPTGKVEIKKERGKTPVLQSSRTTSVSSVNTNVTTVKTIEENPSGSQSREASNNSDSGHEGQEDSSKENVPSNAACADHNPVPKDDGKSHELSNLRLENQLLRNEVQSLNQEMASLLQRSKETQEELNKARARVEKWNVDHSKSDRITRELRAQVDDLTEAVAAKDSQLAVLKVRLQEADQLLNTRTEALEALQSEKSRIMQDHSEGSSLQNQALQTLQERLHEADATLKREQESYKQMQSEFAARLNKVEVERQNLAEAVTLAERKCSDEKKRVDELQQQIKMLKSNLESSKQELIDYKQKATRILQSKEKLINSLKEGSGFEALDSSTANSMELEELRHEKEMQREEIQKLMGQMHQLRSELQDVEAQQVTEAESAREQLQDLQDQIAGQKAAKQELEAELDRQKQEIHYMEEDLYRTKNTLQSRIKDREDEIQKLRNQLTNKTLSNSSQSELENRLHQLTETLIQKQTMLESLSTEKNSLVFQLERLEQQINSAAGSSSNGSSINMSGVDSGEGTRLRNVPVLFNDTETNLAGMYGKVRKAASSIDQFSIRLGIFLRRYPIARVFVIIYMALLHLWVMIVLLTYTPEMHHDQPHGK, encoded by the exons ATGTCCTGGTTTGCTGATCTTGCTGGAAAGGCAGAAGATCTTTTAAACAGAGTTGATCAAGGGGCTGCAACAGCTCTCAGTAGAAAAGAGAACACTAGCAACATAGTTTATAGCAAAAATACTGACTATCCCGAACTTCACCAGCAAAATACAGATTTGACTTATCAGACGGGACCTAAAGCTACTTACATTTCCTCAGCAGCTGATAACATTAGAAATCAAAAAGCCACCATCTTAGCTGGGACTGTAAATGTGAAAGGGTCTAGGACATCGGTGGAGGCCTCCCATCCTGTTGAGAATGCATCTCTTCCTAGGCCTTCATCCCAGTTTGTTCGAAGGAAAAAGTCAGAACCTGATGATGAGCTGCTGTTTGATTTTCTTAATAGTTCACAGAAGGAACCTACTGggaaagtggaaatcaaaaaagaaagggGCAAAACACCTGTCTTGCAGAGTTCTCGGACAACAAGCGTCAGTTCTGTGAACACCAATGTAACCACCGTCAAAACCATTGAAGAAAATCCTTCTGGGAGCCAAAGCCGTG AAGCCTCTAATAATTCAGATTCTGGCCATGAAGGCCAAGAGGATTCTTCAAAGGAAAATGTACCATCAAATGCTGCCTGTGCTGATCACAACCCAGTGCCTAAAGATGATGGCAAATCACATGAACTGTCTAATCTTCGACTGGAGAATCAACTGCTGAGGAACGAAGTTCAGTCTTTAAATCAAGAAATGGCCTCATTACTTCAAAGATCCAAGGAAACTCAAGAGG aattaaacaAAGCAAGAGCAAGAGTTGAAAAGTGGAATGTTGACCATTCAAAGAGTGATCGAATAACTCGAGAACTTCGAGCCCAGGTAGATGATCTGACTGAGGCGGTGGCTGCAAAGGATTCCCAGCTGGCTGTGCTGAAAGTGAGACTCCAGGAAGCTGACCAGCTGCTGAATACTCGCACAGAAGCACTGGAAGCCTTACAGAGTGAAAAATCGCG AATAATGCAGGATCACAGTGAAGGTAGTAGCCTGCAGAATCAAGCCCTACAGACTCTTCAGGAGAGACTGCACGAAGCAGATGCCACTCTgaagagagagcaggagagctATAAACAAATGCAG AGTGAGTTTGCTGCACGCCTTAATAAAGTAGAAGTGGAGCGTCAGAATTTGGCAGAAGCAGTTACCCTGGCAGAAAGAAAATGCTCAGATGAGAAGAAGAGAGTGGATGAGCTACAGCAGCAAATCAAAATGCTGAAGTCTAACTTGGAGTCCTCCAAGCAGGAATTAATTGACTACAAGCAAAAAGCGACTAGAATACTCCAG tCTAAAGAAAAATTGATTAACAGCTTAAAGGAAGGATCTGGTTTTGAAGCCCTAGATAGCAGTACCGCTAATAGCATGGAACTAGAAGAACTTCGACATGAGAAGGAGATGCAAAGAGAGGAAATACAGAAACTGATGGGTCAGATGCATCAGCTGAGATCTGAATTACAG GACGTGGAGGCCCAGCAGGTTACTGAAGCAGAATCAGCAAGAGAACAATTACAGGATCTGCAAGACCAAATAGCTGGGCAGAAAGCAGCTAAACAAGAACTAGAGGCAGAATTGGACCGACAGAAGCAG GAAATCCACTACATGGAAGAAGATCTGTATCGAACAAAGAACACATTGCAAAGCAGAATTAAAGATCGAGAAGATGAAATTCAGAAACTCAGGAATCAG CTTACCAATAAAACTTTAAGCAACAGCAGTCAGTCTGAGTTAGAAAATCGACTCCATCAGCTGACAGAGACTCTCATCCAGAAGCAGACCATGCTGGAAAGTCTCAGCACAGAGAAGAACTCTCTGGTCTTCCAGCTGGAGCGCCTCGAGCAGCAGATCAACTCCGCCGCTGGAAGCAGTAGTAATGGGTCTTCTATTAACATGTCCGGAGTTGACAGTGGCGAAg GCACACGTCTGCGAAACGTTCCTGTTCTTTTTAACGACACAGAAACTAATCTGGCAGGAATGTATGGAAAAGTCCGCAAAGCTGCTAGTTCAATTGACCAATTTAG CATCCGTCTGGGAATTTTTCTCCGAAGATACCCCATAGCACGAGtttttgtaattatatatatg gctTTGCTTCACCTCTGGGTCATGATTGTTCTGTTGACTTACACACCAGAAATGCACCATGACCAACCACACGGCAAGTGA